The genome window GATGTGCTTGCCCTTGAGGGGGCCGTCGGCCAGCGCCTCGGACACCGCCTCGGCAATTTCATGGGCTTCGGACATCCGGCCCGGCCCGTATTCGCCGCAGGCCATCTCGCCCTCTGCCGGGCCGCTGAAGTGCACCCCGTCGGCGCGCAACTGGGCCACGTTGCGCTGGGTCGCGGGGTGCAGCCACATGCGAACGTTCATCGCCGGGGCGATCAGCACCGGCTTGTCGGTGGCCATCAGCAGGGTGGAGGCGAGGTCGTCGGCCAGCCCGCCCGCCATCTTGCCGATGAGGTTGGCGGTGGCCGGGGCGACGACCAGAAGGTCCGCCGCGCGGGACAGCTCGATATGGCCCATCTCGCGCTCGTCGGTCAGGTCGAACAGCTCGCGGTAGACCTTGTTGCCGGTCAGCACGGAGACGGTCAGCGGGGTGACGAACTCTTCTGCCGCGGCGGTGAGAACCGACGTGACCTCGGCGCCCTGTTCCCGGAGCCGCCGGATCAGGTCGAGCGACTTGAAGGCGGCGATGCCCCCGGCGATGACGAGTAGGATTTTCTTGCCTGCCAACATGGGTTTGGCCCTCCGCTTGGCTCTGTTGTAGGGCGCGGCGGTGCGGGCGGCAACTGTTGGCAGTGGGGGCGCTGCCCCCACACCCCCGGAGATATTTGCAGCAAGAAAATGAAGCCCGGCGGGATTTGGGGCCGAGGTGGCGACCTGCGTGGGGCGGGGCGTCGTGCGACAGGAAAGGGCCGCGTGTTACCGCGGCCCTTTCGATCTCTGCAAAGGCATTCTGGGCTCAGGAGATGAGCGCCAGCACTTCGTCCGACTGGTTCTCGAGCGAGCGGCGCATCTTCTGGAACGCCGCCGCCTCGAGCTGGCGCACCCGCTCCTTGGATAGCCCCAGCTCTTCGCCAAGGCTTTCGAGGGTGCGTTTCTCGCGGGCCAGCCGGCGCTCGCGGATGATGAACTGCTCGCGGTCGTTCAGCGCGGCCATGGCCTCGGCCAGCCAGTCGCGGAGCTGGGCCTTGTCATGCTCGACCTCCACCTGTTCGGCGGCCTGCGGGCCGTCGTCCTCGAGGGCATCGATCCACTGGCGGCCATCGTCTTCGGACGACTGGGTGACGTTGAGCGAGAAGTCGGAGCCCGACAGGCGGCCTTCCATCATCTCGACATCGGCCAGCGGCACGCCGACCTCCACCGCGATCTTCTGGCGGAGCTGCTGGCTGTCGAGCCGCTCGCCGGCCGCGGCCGCCTCGCGTTCGAGCTGGGCCTGCACCCGGCGCATGTTGAAGAACAGCGACTTCTGCGACGAGGTGGAGCCGGTGCGCACCATGGACCAGTTGCGCATCACGAACTCCTGCACGGAGGCCTTGATCCACCACATCGCATAGGTGGAAAACCGCACGCCGCGCTCGGGGTCGAACTTGTCGGCGGCCTTCATCAACCCAAGTGAGGCTTCCTGGATGAGGTCGTTCATCGGAGCGCCGTAGCGCTTGTATTTCGCGGCCATGGAGATGGCGAGCCGCATGTAGGCACTTATGAGCCGGTGCAGGGCCTGTTCGTCGCGGTGATCGCGCCAGGCCCGGGCCAGCTGTTGTTCGGTTTCGGCGTCAAGCAGTTCTGCCTGACGCGCGTGGCGGGACATTGAGGTATCGATATCGCCGTCCAAAGGCATGGGATGCTCCTTTTCGCGGACCGGGGCACCTGCCGTCAGGCACCATGGGATGTATGTTATACGCACATTAGAACCGTTCGGTTCAAAATAAAGTGTCAAAGATGCAAAAACCGCTTCTCATCAAGATTCGTGATGAGCTTCGGTGCGAAAATGCGTTGGTCAGCGGGGCATGTCTGTGCGTAGCGTCACAGGTATGACCAATACACTCTACATCGGCGATCCCGCCTACTCTTCGTGGTCCCTTCGGGGCTGGCTCCTGTTCGAGAGATTCGGGCTGGAGCGGCAGACCGTCTGGGTCGATTTTGCCAACCGTGACGTGGCCGCGCAACTGGCCGCAATCGCCCCGGCCCGCACCGTGCCGGCGGTCGTGACCGATGAGGGCGCTGTGCTGGGCGAGAGTCTGGCGATTGCCGAGGAGCTTGCGAGCCGCTTTCCCGAGGCGGGGATCTGGCCGGAAGCCCCGAAGGCGCGCGCGCTGGCGCGGGCACTGGCCTGCGAGATGCATGCCGGGTTCGGGGCGCTGCGCTCGGCCTGCCCGATGGCGCTGCGGGTGGCCTATGATGGGTTTGTGCCCTCCGAGGAGGTGCTGGCCGACCTGGCACGGCTCGATCTGATCTGGGCCCATGCGCGGGAGACGCTTGGCGTCGAGGGGCCGTGGCTGTGTGGCGACTATTCCGCGGCAGATGCGTTCTATGCCCCGGTGGCAGCCCGGATCGCGACCTATGGCCTGCCGGTTTCGGAGGCCTCTGCCGCCTATGTCGCCGCCCACCTCGCCGATCCGGCGTTTCGGCGCTGGCGCGGGATGGGCTTTGCCAGAGGCGAGGATTTGCCGTGGTATGCCAAGGACTTGCCGAAGCGCGAGTGGCCCGGCGCCGCGCCGCTGGCGGCGGAGGCGGTGGCGGATGGCCCCTCTGTCAACGAGGCCTGCCCTTACTCGGGCAAGCCGGTGACGCATTTCATGCAGGCCGGTGGCAAGGTCTGGGGCTTCTGCAACGCGTTCTGCCGCGACAAGACCGTGCCCGATCCGCTGGCCTGGCCGAAGTTCGCGGCGCTCTACGAGGCGCATTAACTATTCGATAACCATCTCGCGCTAGCGTTTCCCAAGGTGTGTTTGCCCTGGGGATGCTGTGATGCTGGACGGGAGCGGAGGATTGCTTGCGGCGGCCTACACGGTGGCCTTCGACGGCATCGAGGCGCGGCCCGTGGAGGTGCAATGCGCCGTGTCGCCCGGGATGCCGCACTTCGCCATTGTAGGCCTGCCCGACAAGGCGGTGAGCGAGGCTCGCGAGCGGGTGCGGGCAGCGCTGGGCGCCCTGGCGATTGCGCTGCCCTCAAGGAAGATCACGGTGAACCTCTCGCCTGCGGATCTGCCCAAGGAAGGCTCGCACTTCGATCTGCCGATTGCTCTGGCCCTGCTGGCGGCCATCGAGATCCTGCCGCGCGAGGAGGTGGCGCAGGTGGTGGCGCTCGGGGAGCTGTCGCTCGACGGCAAGCTGATTGCCGTGCAGGGCGCCCTGCCCGCCGCCATGGCCGCTGCCGAACAGGAGCGACGGCTGCTCTGCCCCAAGGCCTGCGGGGCCGAGGCGGCTTGGGTCGGCGCGGCGGAGGTGATTGCGGCCCCGAGTCTTGCAGCGGTAATTCGGCATTACACCGGCGAGGCACCGATAGAGCCCTCGCGCCCGGGCGAGGTGCAGGGCCACGCGGGCGGCAAGGACTTGCGCGACGTGAAGGGGCAAGAGCGGGCCAAGCGGGCGCTGGAGGTGGCCGCTGCCGGGCGCCATCACCTGCTGATGGTCGGCCCGCCCGGCTCCGGCAAGTCGATGCTGGCGGCCCGCCTGCCCGGCATCCTACCGCCGCTCAGCCCGCGTGAGGCACTGGCCACCTCGACGGTACATTCGCTCGCGGGCCTGCTGAAGGAAGGCGGGATCAGCCGGGCCGCGCCCTATCGCGCGCCGCATCACACCGCCTCGATGGCGGCCGTGGTGGGCGGGGGACGGCAGGCCAAACCGGGAGAGGTTTCGCTTGCCCACAACGGGGTGCTTTTCATGGACGAGTTCCCGGAGTTCCCCCGCACCGTGCTCGAAACCCTGCGCCAGCCGATCGAGACCGGCGAGATCATGGTGAGCCGGGCCAATGCGCATGTGGCCTACCCCTGCCGCTTCATGCTGGTGGCGGCCGCCAACCCCTGCAAATGCGGCCACCTGACCGACCCGGCCCGCGCCTGCTCGCGCGCCCCGAACTGCGGGGAGGATTACCTTGGCCGCATTTCCGGCCCGCTGCTCGACCGGTTCGACCTGCGGCTCGAAGTGCCGCCGGTGGCCTACACTGACCTCGACCTGCCGCCGGCCGAAGAGGGCTCGGCGGAAGTGGCGGCGCGGGTGGCGGCGGCGCGGGATGTGCAAAGGGCGCGGTTCGAGGCACTGGGCGTTGAGGCCACGACGAATGCCGATATCGAAGGCGAGCTGCTCGACGAAGTGGCCCGCCCAGACGAGGCCGGGCTGGAGCTGCTGCAGAAGGTGGCGAAGCGCTTCGGGCTTTCGGCACGGGGCTATCACCGGGTGATGCGGGTGGCCCGCACCATCGCGGATCTCGACGGCGATGCGCGGGTGGAGCGGCCCCATGTGGCGGAGGCGGTTGGCTACCGACTGGTGAAGAGCGCGTGAGCGACGACGGACGGTCAGGCGGTGGGCGCGGCGCGGCCCTCGACCTGCAGGGCGAAATCGGCCATCCGGCGACGGAGCGACTGGGTGAGGCTGGCCCGGCGCAGGCGCAGCGACTGCACCAGCACGCGCGACGTGATTGTGCGCGGCATCAGCTCGATATCGAGGTTCATCCGGGTGCGCATCCGCGACAGCTCGATCAGGTCGACTTTCACCACCGCGTCCAGCCCGCCGATGGTGACAT of Oceanicola sp. 502str15 contains these proteins:
- a CDS encoding YifB family Mg chelatase-like AAA ATPase, which gives rise to MLAAAYTVAFDGIEARPVEVQCAVSPGMPHFAIVGLPDKAVSEARERVRAALGALAIALPSRKITVNLSPADLPKEGSHFDLPIALALLAAIEILPREEVAQVVALGELSLDGKLIAVQGALPAAMAAAEQERRLLCPKACGAEAAWVGAAEVIAAPSLAAVIRHYTGEAPIEPSRPGEVQGHAGGKDLRDVKGQERAKRALEVAAAGRHHLLMVGPPGSGKSMLAARLPGILPPLSPREALATSTVHSLAGLLKEGGISRAAPYRAPHHTASMAAVVGGGRQAKPGEVSLAHNGVLFMDEFPEFPRTVLETLRQPIETGEIMVSRANAHVAYPCRFMLVAAANPCKCGHLTDPARACSRAPNCGEDYLGRISGPLLDRFDLRLEVPPVAYTDLDLPPAEEGSAEVAARVAAARDVQRARFEALGVEATTNADIEGELLDEVARPDEAGLELLQKVAKRFGLSARGYHRVMRVARTIADLDGDARVERPHVAEAVGYRLVKSA
- a CDS encoding RNA polymerase factor sigma-32 → MPLDGDIDTSMSRHARQAELLDAETEQQLARAWRDHRDEQALHRLISAYMRLAISMAAKYKRYGAPMNDLIQEASLGLMKAADKFDPERGVRFSTYAMWWIKASVQEFVMRNWSMVRTGSTSSQKSLFFNMRRVQAQLEREAAAAGERLDSQQLRQKIAVEVGVPLADVEMMEGRLSGSDFSLNVTQSSEDDGRQWIDALEDDGPQAAEQVEVEHDKAQLRDWLAEAMAALNDREQFIIRERRLAREKRTLESLGEELGLSKERVRQLEAAAFQKMRRSLENQSDEVLALIS
- a CDS encoding glutathione S-transferase; this translates as MTNTLYIGDPAYSSWSLRGWLLFERFGLERQTVWVDFANRDVAAQLAAIAPARTVPAVVTDEGAVLGESLAIAEELASRFPEAGIWPEAPKARALARALACEMHAGFGALRSACPMALRVAYDGFVPSEEVLADLARLDLIWAHARETLGVEGPWLCGDYSAADAFYAPVAARIATYGLPVSEASAAYVAAHLADPAFRRWRGMGFARGEDLPWYAKDLPKREWPGAAPLAAEAVADGPSVNEACPYSGKPVTHFMQAGGKVWGFCNAFCRDKTVPDPLAWPKFAALYEAH